A region of the Corticium candelabrum chromosome 4, ooCorCand1.1, whole genome shotgun sequence genome:
CTCCTAGGGTTGGGTATACTTAAGACCTAGGAACAAATAAAATCCTAAATGTGTACTTGTGCCAGTTAGTCCCATGTATATACAAATGATGCATGACTTCTGATGCTGACTCTTGATAAGGGGAGAAGGCAGTTTTTGGTCAGTACGTGTCTGTTTACACTTTTGTAGACCTCTGAATAAACCGATACAATCTCTACTATTTGCATGTTTAATTCAGTTTATTTGAACTCAACTTGCTGCATTTTGATTGTATGAATAATGTATGTAGATTCAAACATAATGATTTGATCATGACACTCTCTAAAAGACAGATCATCTATCCATCTTTTTGGTGAAGTTACTAAATTTAATGATAGTACACAAGTTTTAAGTTTCCCTTTGCATTTGCAGTTCGGAACATTTCCTTTGAGTAGTGCAGCCTTCGCTGGTCACAAAGACAGTGTTGAATTAAGTCTTCTGGAATCAGGAGCTTCTATAGACATGGAAAGAAGGTACCATATGTCAGTCAATTTTTCAGGTTTTATTGCACCTTAAAGTCATTGTCTTTCTGGATGGTGGTATACTGCTCTTTATTCTGCATGCTTTCGACGTCACAAAGATGTCGTCGACCTTCTGCTACATTTAGGATGTTGTGCCAGCATAGCTACAAATGTCGGATTAGTAATTGTTGTCTCGCATGTAGAATGATACCATATACATTTACTTTTTCTAGAATGGACGAAGTCTGTTGCAGACAGCAGCTTACCACAGTGATACAGATGTTGTACTGAAGCTGCTACAACGTAGTGCTAAAGTGAATTCAAAAGAAATTGTATAACCTGCGTAGCCCGTGCATCTACGGCTGTACACGCGCGCTTCTGACGGATCTTCTTAATAAAGAACACAACAATTACTGATTACCACAGAACTGTTGCGTCATGTACACTTGCTGGGACTCCTGCCACAATTTCGGCCTCTTTGTGATGTCAAATGACGCCCGTCCAAGACAAATTGTTAAATGCGTTCGTCCTTCCTACGTCTGTTGGCACGGCAGGTGGGAGATGAATTATTAAGAAAGCGTGTACTCAATTAGTCAAGACTTTGAACTCTAGTCGTAAGTTAGGATTATCACTGCAAAGTTATGAATGCAAAGTAAAGCGAATCTATGAACGCTGCTGTGTAAAGGAAGCGAAGTCGAAATCTCATCCTACATGTTAGCTCTagacagcaacaacaaagtcTAGGTGATGAAGCACTTCTATTAACTTCAAAATGACGCTTTGCATGGGTTACTCCCAATAGACGTATGATGGCCTATACCAGTGTGTCATAGTCAATATGTTCTATCTAATACAAAATTTTTCCAGCAAAAGAAATTGAGCAGTCTGATGTTTGCTCTATGTGCCGCACAATAACAAGTGAATTTCTAACAAACTGCATCATTTAGTTATACAATTATGTGAGTGACGTTCAATTGCAGTACTTTGATCGAGCACAGTTGTTTGCCATAACTAGGACTATAAAGAATTgtaaaataataaaatcatCACTGTTAGGTTTCTGGGTCCTTTAGACAGTGAGTTCCTTTAGATACTCTATTCAGCTTACTATatgaacacaacaacaacggAAGCGCTAAGTGGCAAGTAATCAAAACAGACATGCTGAATAGCTATAGGCTACGCCCCTTCACTAACAATCAATACACTACAATACTAGTCACAACATAATTCTATTCTTCTGCTTCACTTGACTGTAGTAACTGAAGAGCAGCACACCCAAATCTAGTAGCAAACTCGGTGTACCAGATACATTCCTTCCCGTTCTACCCTCAGATAGGGAAACTGCTGAAGTGTCACCTACAAAATTACCAATACATCTGTTAGTAATATTCAAGCAGTGTACCCTGACAATGTTTTGTAATTTTCTTTATACCATAAGCAAACCATAGTAAACTTTTAGCCCCACCATAGGATGCTAACAGTTGCTACACAACAATGAATTTCATTAACCTTTCAGACTTGCTGAGTCAAATATGGTCGTGTTTTCTGCTCTTCTATGCCTCAAATATTTTATAACGTATAATGTTATGAAATAtagcaataattatttatgtttAAAACAGTTATCTTTTCAACATGTAAAACAACATCTCGGTTGGTGCAGTATCAGTTACAATCCTCAAGTAGATTACAATTTTTTTAACAGATTAGAGTTCGACCATGCACAGCCGTGATTTAGAAACAACCCAAACTTGCACAGTATTTTgtggtatgcaattagaataAGCAAGAGCTAAATTTGTTAAAAGAAGAGCAAacgtataatatataaatgaCCTCTGCAACAAATGATAGACTCGGTTTCTGCTGCCAGTTTAGTTTCAATGCTTGAATATAAAATGCTTTAGACGCTTTATGTTTCTACACTCTTCTCTGTACTCTTCAATTACGGTGTTTACAGTGTTGTGACCAACAGTTTATTTTGTGAACTTCTTGATAAATAAAAGAACAGAGATAAGCTAAAAAACAAGAATTCTAAAAATGTAGAATATTATACCTTTCTTTTCACCTTATGCATGCTAAGTATAGCAAACAATACCATGTGCACTATCCTCTTACCATTTGATCAAAACGGAAAATTTAGAAAAAAAgaataaaatttgattttaataAAACAATAGCTAAAATTAAAAGCAAACAGTTAAATGTACAATTTTACATGTTTCCTTAGAAGTACACAAAAATTGAACACATGCAAAAAAACACACCAAAGTAGTTTGATTTCTGTTATCACTTTAATCTCTAACATCTCTTTATCATATACGTCTCAACTACAGTAGACTACAACCGTAAAAAACCTCTAGCAACTCCAACAAGCTATCGATTAGTTCTGCATTTGGCGCTCTCGTCTGTGACCCTGCAAGTGTTCCTATACTGTACCGCTGTTTGATGTCATTTAGCTAGCTATGTACGTAAACTGATTATTGTGGGCAAAAAAAACACTGACCTAGACAATAGAATTATTGCCTTCAATCGAATCTACAAAAATAAGTTGCGTTTGCAAAAGCATTTGCACACTAATCGCTGAACCTGCAAGTACAATGATCTCAATCGCAACTCAAATGTTTTGCATATCCGTGTAGGCGTCTGAGGTGTTGTTTGGACTCATTCTCTCTGGCGACTAGCATTTGCAGTACGTGTGACATCTGAGTAAGCATTACGTGGCAACACCTTCTCGAAACAGACCCCAACTGTCGTACAGATATTTATCAAGAAGGCAGCGTCGTTCTTGGCGATGGGGATCCCGTTCCCCAGAACACCCCCACGAACACCCCACTTTCTTAAAATTGCTCGATTCTGCTTCTTGCAAATCGTGTGACTTTCCCAAAACGTTTGGTAGAAACTGCGGTTCGCCACTGGCGCCAGATTTCCGATATCCAAACCATAGCATTTTGAAAAGTTGCAACATTTGAGTTCAGCATCTCTGAATTTTGCAATTACGACCATAACAGCAACCGAGTGCGTTACATTTCTAGCCACGAAAACTTATGAATCGAGCAAATTCGAGAAAAAAACAGATTACCTGTGGGAATTCGGCATGCTTGTCTAAAACAATAAACTTGAAGAAATCAACAGTGAACACTACAACCTACCTTCCTCCAGGGTTGTCTGGGGAATGGAACCTGAATGAATGATGGATACGTTGGTACGCTCGAATATTCGCGTTGCACAGCCGTCGCTTCCATTGATTTCGTTCTGGTTGATCCGCAACTCCACAAGCTCGGGCGTCTTCAATCGAATGATTGCAATAAACTGTTGGGAAGTTTTATTACGTGTTGCTCTCCCCATTTCCAATTAGCCTTCTAGAAGGTTCTGTAATTAGGCAACTTCCGTAACGACAGCCAATCACCACCTtgtattactaattttcttctAGAAGGTTCTGTAATTAGGCAACTTCCGTAACGACAGCCAATCACCACCTtgtattactaattttcttctAGAAGGTTCTGTAATTAGGCAATGCCCATAACGACAGCCAGTCATCATCTTGtattactatatataaatttctTCTAGACCACTTGATACTACTACCTTGTGGACCCAGAGAAAACGGTTGGATGAACGTAGTCTCACTGATGCTCGGCATACTTTAGAAGTTATGCTTCAAGACCACTCGGGTCTTCCACTGTCTGCGTACTTTCCACTTGCTGGTCCAGCTTATGTGTGTCACTACTGTCAAAAATATTTGAAGAAACTAAGTGAACTCTAGCTACTGAaggttaattaaaattaaggTGAGTCTTAGTTCATTTTGCATGTTGATCTacataaaaattaactaaGAAAGATGGAATTATAATAAGACTGCATATGGTTCATTATAGATAAAACAAGATTTGGCACACTTGCCTGTCTATGTATGTGGTACAGCTTCAAAGAGGCAAAGACTTGAAGTACCTGGGGATGAAGATGGAGATGAAATGACAGGTAGCCAACTAGAAATGCTTCAACAGAGCATCCAAAAAGTGTCTCCAAAAGTAAAGGTCAGAGGATGTCTGAGTCATAAAAATTGCATCTAGCTTACAAATCATTGATTGAATGCATGACTTTTAGGTGGTTGTAAAATACAAGTCTGGAATGAGAGCATACAGCCTTTCTTCTCCAAGAAGAAAGCAGGCAGTAAAGAGATGTGTTCGCGGGAATTTGTTCTCGGTGAATTTTGCTACGACTTCTGCAGAAGCATGCAACACAGCCATTACGTCACTAAAGAAGAAAACTGCTAAAGAAATTAATCAGATTAGGAAACTTAGCAAGAGAATTGTATTCATGGACAGTGAAGTTCTTGTTCAGTTTTCGTGGGATAGAATTTGGTTAGAGCTGAAAAAATATACTCCCACATTGTTGCATGTGATTAGCATCATCTGCGTGTTTCTGATTAAAAATTTTGGGTTACCACCTTTTTttcaaatttatattattatttaattgactAACCTGCAGATCACTCAACTCCCCAATCCATGTACATCCATCTCCATGATTCTTGCACTTTACTTCAAGGCCAAGAGCTTTACGTTCATGAATTTTATCCAAAAAAGCCTGAAGTGATTATTTACAACATGTAACCCTTATAACATAATATGTGATGTAAACGCTATTGTACCACACCCACCTCACTTCTCTTCTTCACCTTGTTATCCAGTGGACATTTAAACTTTCCATATCATTTAACAAATAGTCACAACATATTACTTTATGGTCTTATAGTTATTCCAACTAAAattaagttttaattactTTGTGATTTTGTCCACGCAGCTTTTGCACATGAGGTGACCGCATGGAGTCTGTAGAGGATTTCTGAAAGCAATCAAGCAGATGGATACTCGAGATTTTTTCAGTGGCTTTACAAACTCCACTTCCTAACCACCAGGCGCACCAGCTGCAGACGCCATATTGAGTAAAACAGAAATATGATATTGGAATGAAGCAATTACATGAAGCACGTCCTGCTTGTTTGATGATTTGTCTGAAATCTTCATAGTAACCTgatgtagttaattaaggtgcTGCAAAAAAGCAATGCAATTGTAACAACGTTCGATTAATTGAAAACTTGCCTGTTCCTTACATCATCACTTCTTGCAGTGTAGAGGCGATGTTGAAGATGGTTTAAAGATCGAGACTCGATCTACAATTATTGTGGGAAGTCTATTGCAAACAAAGTGTTATTCAGACTAAATTTTATTTACGTAATTAACTAAcataattgttgttgttgtgaaatAGCCACATGTATTGCAGTTGTGAAATTAATCACGGCAAAGTCACATGGCATAGTAGAAGAGTAATTAGTTACAAAGGggacaagcacatgcatgcatgtcatgTGATTGTGGTAGGGTGTACATTACAAATTATATTACGCAGTCAACAAGAAAATGTCATTATATCACGTGTTTTTTATTGCACAATAGTTGCAAGATGTCCAAAACATTGCAGTCACATGTTGAAAGTTTAGTCtggcaaaacaaaacaaatagaagCCACAGAAACACTCCTACTATAAAACAAACGACTAGCTAGTCTATATCTATAGCTTTCTAGACAGTGCATGGTAAGTGTGGCGTACGCGTCGTGCCATCTCTGCCAAATCTCACATCGCACGCAGAGGTAAATTGCGTTGAACCCGTGCACAACGCATGCACGCAGAAGTTGCACAAGCATGCAGAAGTTACCTCATGCAGCATGACGAGAGGTGCTGCGTGACGTAAGTTTTAGCATGTAGCTCTATATAAACAGCACAACTGGACTGAAGTCTTCACTATAGCATAGCTAGTTACGTGTTCTAATGTCAAGTAGCACTACGAAGTTGGTATGTCTACATCTGTTCAAGATCCAGGAACGAGCTGTCAGTTGACGTATGCAAGAGATGTGCCAGAGAGCTTCAGCTCTAGCACTAGCCAGTTTGTGTAAGTACAGCTAGTGCACTAGCCAGTTTGTCTAGGTGGTCGTACTGTGTACGTGAAAAGAATGAGTAAATAATcgtaagttaattaatctagacGTAGCAATTAATCTACTT
Encoded here:
- the LOC134178144 gene encoding uncharacterized protein LOC134178144, translated to MGRATRNKTSQQFIAIIRLKTPELVELRINQNEINGSDGCATRIFERTNVSIIHSGSIPQTTLEEGDTSAVSLSEGRTGRNVSGTPSLLLDLGVLLFSYYSQVKQKNRIML